The following are encoded together in the Daucus carota subsp. sativus chromosome 5, DH1 v3.0, whole genome shotgun sequence genome:
- the LOC135152737 gene encoding uncharacterized protein LOC135152737, translating to MAANSSSPGTSVNREVKTCHQCRQHRSSATACKGQRKRKPCTLLYGEKAEEAEASEVWSCPKCRDICNCSICRAKRGHLPTGNLSHKAKAAGYSSVSELLHAKGPENFGLVKNANETGASLKRRRASKKEIEAQGKKGKELVVFEGTVLDAQPLTAIPLQQYTMEELSYPSEDMMEEVGEAAEDVNAENDISSKIAVPDRPKNSDENGKEFVGVAENYAAGKKMFTDQPFLDSPENGKAMEEETERANQQVDEEADKKKPDNLVALGNKVDKLSTMITGIDKRIATMSDDFKNVSENTHILSLVMEISNRLGVSVDEVRKGEERLGEDSCGVEANQEKNDGDQEKDD from the exons ATGGCCGCAAATTCAAGCTCTCCTGGCACATCAGTGAATCGAGAAGTCAAAACTTGTCACCAG TGTCGTCAGCATAGGAGCTCTGCTACCGCGTGCAAAGGTCAGCGGAAAAGGAAGCCCTGCACTTTGCT ATACGGAGAGAAGGCAGAAGAAGCTGAAGCATCTGAGGTATGGAGTTGTCCAAAGTGCCGAGACATATGCAATTGCAGTATCTGCAG AGCAAAGCGAGGTCATTTACCTACTGGTAATCTTAGCCATAAAGCCAAGGCAGCAGGGTATTCCTCCGTTTCTGAATTACTGCATGCCAAAGGTCCTGAAAATTTTGGTCTTGTCAAGAATGCAAATGAAACCGGTGCTTCTCTAAAAAGGCGGCGTGCTTCAAAGAAG GAGATTGAAGCACAAGGAAAGAAAGGAAAGGAACTTGTGGTTTTTGAAGGAACTGTCCTTGATGCACAACCTCTTACTGCCATTCCACTGCAACAATATACAATGGAGGAGCTGAGTTATCCATCTGAAGATATGATGGAAGAAGTTGGTGAAGCAGCCGAGGATGTTAATGCTGAAAATG ATATTTCTTCTAAGATTGCAGTCCCTGACCGCCCAAAAAATTCTGATGAAAACGGAAAAGAGTTTGTTGGCGTGGCAGAAAACTATGCAGCAGGCAAGAAAATGTTTACCGATCAACCCTTTCTTGATTCACCTGAGAACGGAAAGGCTATGGAGGAGGAAACAGAAAGAGCCAATCAACAAGTCGATGAAGAGGCTGATAAGAAGAAACCCGATAATTTGGTAGCTCTCGGAAATAAGGTGGACAAACTTAGTACCATGATCACTGGGATCGACAAAAGAATTGCTACAATGAGTGATGATTTCAAAAATGTTTCCGAAAAT ACTCACATTTTGAGTCTAGTCATGGAAATCTCGAATCGGCTTGGCGTTTCTGTTGATGAGGTCAGAAAAGGAGAGGAAAGATTGGGAGAAGATTCATGCGGAGTTGAAGCTAATCAAGAGAAGAATGATGGTGATCAGGAGAAGGATGATTAA